A single window of Larimichthys crocea isolate SSNF chromosome XII, L_crocea_2.0, whole genome shotgun sequence DNA harbors:
- the LOC104926840 gene encoding enoyl-CoA delta isomerase 1, mitochondrial has translation MALRATLKNKSILSGLLSRLSSCSSHGRVCVSPVLVAQRRNNSTSPKLKVDFNQSTGVAVMHMQNPPVNSLSLGFLTEFCIAMEKLEMDKSCRGLILTSSQPKVFSAGLDIMDMYGKKLEQYEEFWRAVQEMWLKLYSSNMVTIAAINGSSPAGGCLMSLSCDYRIMADNPRYSIGFNETQFGIVVPVWCKEAMTTIVGHRNTELTLELGLLYNPSDALKIGLVDQLVPEDQVLATATKTMTKWLAIPDHARRITKSMMRKPTIDKIMSIREADMQQYISFISKDSTQKMLGTYLEMLKKKRG, from the exons ATGGCATTGAGAGCTACGCTGAAGAACAAGAGCATCTTATcag gtcttCTCTCCCGGCTGTCGTCCTGCAGCAGTCatggcagagtgtgtgtgtctcccgtCCTCGTCGCTCAGAGGAGGAACAACTCCACCTCACCTAAACTCAAAGTGGATTTTAACCAGAGCACGG gtGTGGCGGTGATGCACATGCAGAATCCGCCAGTCAACAGTCTCAGTTTAGGTTTCCTCACAGAGTTCTGCATCGCCATGGAGAAGCTGGAGATGGATAAGAGCTGCCGGGGCCTCATCCTCACCTCG AGCCAGCCTAAAGTATTCTCAGCCGGGCTGGACATCATGGATATGTACGGGAAGAAACTAGAGCAGTATGAAGAGTTCTGGAGAGCTGTTCAGGAGATGTGGCTGAAGCTCTACAGCTCCAACATGGTCACTATAGCTGCGATCAAT GGTTCCAGTCCTGCAGGTGGCTGTCTGATGTCTCTTTCGTGTGACTACAGGATAATGGCGGACAACCCTCGTTACAGCATCGGCTTTAATGAGACGCAGTTTGGCATCGTAGTACCTGTTTG gtgtAAGGAAGCCATGACGACCATAGTGggccacagaaacacagagctaACTCTGGAGTTGGGGCTGCTCTACAACCCTTCAGATGCCCTGAAGATAGGACTGGTGGACCAGCTGGTACCTGAAGACCAGGTCCTCGCCACAGCCACAAAGACCATGACCAAGTGGTTGGCTATTCCAG ATCATGCCAGGCGGATCACCAAGTCCATGATGAGGAAGCCAACCATCGACAAGATAATGTCCATCAGAGAGGCTGACATGCAGCAATACATCAGCTTCATCAGTAAAGACAGCACTCAGAAGATGCTCGGCACATATCTGGAGATGCTCAAGAAGAAGAGGGGCTAG
- the eci1 gene encoding enoyl-CoA delta isomerase 1, mitochondrial, which produces MALRATLRSKCGVSSLLSRLSSCSSHGRVCVSPVLVAQRRNNSTSPKLKVDFNQSTGVAVMHMQNPPVNSLSLGFLTEFCIAVEKLEMDKSCRGLILTSSQPKVFSAGLDIMDMYGKSPEHCAEFWRAVQEMWLKLYSSNMVTIAAINGSSPAGGCLMSLTCDYRIMADNPRYSIGLNETQLGIVAPFWFKDTMINTVGHRTTEMALELGLLYSSSDALKIGLVDQLVPEDQVLTTATKTVTKWLAIPDHARQITKSMMRKPTIDKLTSNREADIQFFVNFITKDSIQKSLGMYLEMLKKRKS; this is translated from the exons ATGGCGCTGAGAGCTACGCTGAGGAGCAAGTGCGGCGTATCAA gtcttCTCTCCCGGCTGTCGTCCTGCAGCAGTCatggcagagtgtgtgtgtctcccgtCCTTGTCGCTCAGAGGAGGAACAACTCCACCTCACCTAAACTCAAAGTGGATTTTAACCAGAGCACGG gtGTGGCGGTGATGCACATGCAGAATCCGCCAGTCAACAGTCTCAGTTTAGGTTTCCTCACAGAGTTCTGCATCGCCGTGGAGAAGCTGGAGATGGATAAGAGCTGCCGGGGCCTCATCCTCACCTCG AGCCAGCCTAAAGTGTTCTCAGCCGGGCTGGACATCATGGATATGTACGGGAAGAGTCCGGAGCACTGTGCAGAGTTCTGGAGAGCTGTTCAGGAGATGTGGCTGAAGCTCTACAGCTCCAACATGGTCACTATAGCTGCGATCAAT GGTTCCAGTCCTGCAGGTGGCTGTTTGATGTCTCTTACGTGTGACTACAGGATAATGGCGGACAACCCTCGTTACAGCATCGGCCTTAATGAGACGCAGCTCGGGATCGTAGCACCTTTTTG GTTCAAGGACACCATGATTAACACAGTGGGCCACAGAACCACTGAGATGGCTCTGGAGTTGGGGCTGCTGTACAGCTCTTCAGATGCCCTGAAGATAGGACTGGTGGACCAGTTGGTACCTGAAGACCAGGTCCTCACCACAGCCACAAAGACCGTGACCAAGTGGTTGGCTATTCCAG ACCACGCAAGACAGATCACCAAGTCCATGATGAGGAAGCCAACCATCGACAAGCTGACGTCCAACAGAGAGGCTGACATCCAGTTCTTTGTTAACTTCATCACCAAAGACTCCATTCAGAAGTCTCTGGGCATGTATCTGGAAATgcttaaaaagagaaagagctaG